Genomic segment of Mercurialis annua linkage group LG6, ddMerAnnu1.2, whole genome shotgun sequence:
GTAGAGAAACCAATTCAAAAAGAGTAAAAGAAGTACTAAGAAAGCACAAATAGTTCAGTGAACTCATCTACTATAACCAGTACGTACCATCCATGCACAGTGACAACaaatacttaaaattaaaaacaaagaaCAAATAATGCTTACATTTAGATAGACCTGGCAATTCGTGTCTGCGGGTCATAAACGGGTCAAATCCGTTTAGACACGAACACGATTAGGCTAAACACGAACACGACACGATTATTAATCGGGGTTGATATACAAAACCCAAACACGATACGGATATTACACGGGTTACACGACACGACACGTATAAACACGTTTATTTAAACGTGTTAATGGATCAACCCGTTTAAAGTGACACGTTTAAAcccgtttaattatttaactacttttttaatttatttaatataatattaaaagaattattactatattttgagataaatactactccctccgtcccaatagaattgtccactttgagaaaaaaatttgtcccaaaactcttgtccacttttaaaaagtaactaatttttacactcaattttcctatattacccctatttaaaatccactaatgaatagattgaaagtaaattgtaagtgggccctatattaaataggggcatgataaaaaaattaagaaatttttttcaaaacccataaacaataattgcttttcttaaactgtgtgataaagacaaagtggacaactctattgggacggagggagtattttaattatatataatataaaaaaattaattaaaattaagaatttaataacatttaaattataaaaatatataatatttaatttaaaatagttaaccGTGTTTAAACGGGTTTAAACGGGTTAGGCGTGTATAACCCATTTAGACCCGAAATtaatcgtgtcataaacgggttgacccgTTTATGATCCAAACCCATTTACATCAAACCCAAACCCGTTTAATTTCGTATCGTGTCGTATCATTTAATCGTGTCGTGTCTAAAATTGTCAGGTCTACATTTAGATAGACTCTGACATCAATTTGATAATATCTCTATCCTGAGAATGGATGTAAGCAATTTTTACACAACAATGACAACCTTAGCTAAATTTAGGTGCAGAAacatttgaaacaaaaataGACTTGTCAAGGCATGCGGAAACATATTCCTGAGTTCAACTCAACTagtaaattagtaatttaaatGCAAAGCCCGCCTCAGTCCTCATTTCACTTTTATTTCAATTCTCCAACCAAAAAGTAAACAACACACTCATTATCACTTCTTTTCTTATTTCCAAACTACTTTTCCCTTTTGGTTTCTCCAAATTCAGCCTgccaattttattttcattttcattttcaatcaTGAATTCTACCTCATCgtcttcctcttcctcttccgGTGCTCCTACCACCTCTTTCGATGCATCACCTAGTTGTCTTTCAGCCATTTTCTGTCGACTTTTCTGCTCTCGCGCCCTCCCTACGCACCCTTCTGATATTCACCAACAACACTCTACCAAGTCATTTGACGTGCCTCATCAGGCTGCAGCCTCAAGTCCTCCTGGCATTGTGGCTAGGCTTATGGGCTTGGAAACTAACTTCACGGAAGTTAGTGCCAATTCCATCTCAAGAAGCAAATCTTTGAATTTTGTAGAGTTTAGCGATCAAAAGCACCATACAAGGGCTAAGAGCAGCACATTTGCTCCCCTCGGCATGCCAACTTTTCTTGAGCTAGAAAACGAGGAATTCTTTATTCTTAGCTTCGAAAAAAGAGGTGACTGGAAAGAAACTAGAGACACAAGGAGAAAATCTAAAGAATTTCGAGCAAAAAGAAACAaggaaaacaaaaatgaaaatgtaCAATTAAAGAAGAAGGAAGATAAAGAGGATATAATGAATAATGATAAAGAGCAGCTAACTGTGGTTGATCAAGAAATTGGGAAAATTGAAGATTCAGCCAAAGCTAGTCTACCTCTAAGGGAATTGTGCCGGATGACAACTGCTAAACAAGATTGGATAAACTgcaaagaaatgaaaaagaaacgAAGACATGGGCGCCGATTAAagagtgaagaagaagaagaagaagaatgcaGTTCGGAAGAATCCAGCCCTGTTTCTGTTCTTGATTTTGATCCATTTGTCGTTCCTACGAAATCAGGTTTGAATATTTAACCTCTAAGTAGTTAAAATATCTTAAGACTGTAGCTTATTGGTTAAATTACGTGACAGAGGAAGATGGTAGTTCAAGGAGGAAATTATCATCAGCACTTGAGGATTCAAATTCAAAGAGGAGGGAAGCAGCATATCATAATGATAATCAAGTGGTTGAGTTCATTTGGAGACACAAAATGATTAGGGAATTCCAAGATTTTGAAGAAATTACTGCAGAGATTGAGTTACAAATTTTCAATGAGTTGTTAGAAGAGCTATTGGTATAGATAGTGCAAAATAAATGTAACATAGATAAACTCagttgtaatttaattttgattagtttccaAATTGGAAATCTACACCATAGTAAATATTGTTGCATAAATTATGTGACAATCTCGTAGGTcctttttaagtttaaaataaaagtgTTTTAGTTAAGCTCGTAATCTAAAACAAGGATGAAGAATAGATAATCCAATAAAGATTCAGTTCAAGAAAGCCGGCGGGAGGCTTTAATGGTGTCTCAATCATCAGCAAGGAGCAGAATTAGACATAATCTTCCTAGTGCTCATCCCACTACTAAGCCTTTTCCTCAGTGCTCATCCCCAAGTTTGAGGATCTTGCAGCCAACCAGCGCATGAACGCCGAAAGCATATTTCACAAAAGTAGCAGATGGCTAAATTGATTGACAAAAGAAAGCAAGGAACACTCCCACATAAGACACTTTCAACATCACCAGTAGCAAAGCGTTGCTAAATGTACAAAATTTTCACAATTCATCCACTGCATtacaaacaatataaaaatatctaaaattacataataaactaaaaagatttaaaactaaataattcaTCAGAacattctaaaataataaattttcaaaaatcacATAACAAGATATATAAGTTCCTATCCAAGTTGGCTTTTGCTTGGCAAATCATGTTCCATGTAATTCTGCATGAAACtctgcaaaaataaaataaaaggacatATTCAGAATTTGCAAAATCACATAACAAGGCATATGTCTAAAGAAAACAAATACTACCAGGAGGAACTTTGTCTGTCTAAATCCAGTGGCTTGAATTTGGACTCTGGATGCCATCTTCAGATttgaaagccaaaaatttatCCTAAGAAACAATGCGTGACCTTGGAGAATTTATCCTTACCCGAAGATAACACCTGAACTTGTTCTCCGTTCGGTTGTGCTTCATCATTCTCTTCATCTTTACATCTTTTATATCCTTTTCAGGGGCACAATTCGACATTAATTATAGCATCACTGACAAGCAACGTAGCTATGAGAAACACAGACATAATCCCAGATACTTTAAGGAGGATTCCCTTTCCTTCTCTACATGAAGAATTTGGAATCTAAATGTTAGGCTATCAATGAACAAAAAAACATATCAAATACAAGaatataatacaaataaaaaagcaTATCAGTATAAAGCCAAGCCAGAGAGTTATGCATAGTAACAGAAACATGCATTCATTTACAAAACCTTATGTCTCTCCTCATCTTATTGTCCACTCAGGTATCTAGACTTCTCTTTGATAGCTTCCCCACCCCCACACCGCgccattgccatccctaacgAGACTCTTGATTAACCGAAAATCTCATCCATTTGCTAAATTGATTGACCTAAACCAAAAACATAAAGAGTAAATTTTCAGTGTATAACTTAAAGGGAAAAATTGAAGAATACCTTGAAATTGAATTGAGATTCTATAGAGTTCAAAAATAGAGAGAAAGAGGTCTATACATTCTTTTCCAGCCATACATCAAAGCTCCatcaacaaacaaaataaagcaTTTTCAGGTATTCCCATAAATTAACAGCACAGAAAAGACGATTGAGATgcattgaaatttttataatatgttttattgattaattaatgtAATGTATACAGAACCTACAAAGTACAAATAATCCAACACTTGGTCAAATCAAATCAGCCCCCTTTACTCTCATCTCATCACCAAATTACTAGAAAAAGAATTTTTCACTCTTCGTCCTTTCTTCTCTCTCTCAGTCCCTTCTTTTGTTCCTACtaggtataaatataaattaaaaaatatcaaaaaatggaaaacaaaTAACTAGTTAAAATGTAGGCACCAGATGGTTCTTTTAAGCCACCATCTGCTCCTGCTCAATGTACAATTGCTCCACCCAGGCTGGAAGCATTTCTCCAGTGTTAAGATGGCATTGCTGCTGCTGTTCAAATCCCATAGGCGGGGCATCCTTCACCAGGGACTGAACCCAGGACACATCTGGCTCATCAACTCTTGTAGCTGCCATTGACGCTGCTGCTGACAAACTGCTGCCATTGTTTCGGATGCCGAATGAAGCAGATTTCCGCAGCTTATTAAGCTCTTCACCTTGGATACCCCAGTCCAATTTTCCATCAGGGGAACCCCAATCTGAAAGGTTTGAAGGCATCATGGTTGCAGAAGAAGTTGGTGGGGAAAACCCAGTATGGCGGTTCCCAGCGCCTCGTTCAACAAAGCTCTGGCTCCTCTTCGAAAAGGCAGCAGACCTCGAACTCATTACAGCTGCTGCAGCCGCACCACAGGGATCCATTCCAAAGGATGAAAAATTTGTCGGGTAGCTCGAGCGGAGCTGCTGGTTAATATTCTGGCGAATCTGAATTCCCGAAGGAGACTGCAACTGGGATGCAGCACTATCCATGGAGAATCCCTGCAACTGTGGCAAAATTGAAGGGTCAAGAGATCCAAAAATGTCTTCAAGGTTAGTAGGCTTCACTCCTCCAAGCCTGTGCAACTCCCCGTTTCGATCCCCAGAGGCAGCAAAAGCTGAACCACTATTATTCCAGCTGGACGGTGAGGATAGACCAGATAACTCGTCCATCATTCGTTGCCGACGTCGGTGACTATCAAGCCCGAGCAACTCCATGTCTAAATCCATATCCCTAGCACTGAGTGCAGATTTCAACCTGCTACCAGGAAGCTGCAAGGTAGGAGGCACGATGCTAGACTGGCTTGGCCAACCACCCATCGGAGATGAGGACCCAGTGGGAGTCATTGGAGGGGTTGATGAAGATGGCATCAATACAGGTGGAGAGCCTAGAGCTAGTGGGCTGATAGATCCCATATCATTGGCTGAGTAGGATCTAGGTGAAGGCACAGCTGAACCCGTTGAGGCATACAAGGGACGAAGCTCTTCAGGCTTGTGAGCGAAAAAACAAACCCTCCTTGCGCAGCTGGTTTCATCTTTGCAGAGACGGGTGCGATACTGGGCAGGGTGAAGCCAGCACTCAAAAATACCATGTGCATATTCACAGGCATCACCCTGCCTGCATGATCCCTTCCGAAACTCAGGGCATGGAACACAGCTATAGTGGTATTTCCTTGGATCCCGCCGTCTAGCGTTCTCACCAGGGTGAACAAAAGGGCATTCGGTCCAGTCATGGGAATAGGCCCTTGAGCACGGCTTCACCTTGAATGTGTACATTCTAAATTCATCAGTACCATATATACCATTTTTTATATCTGGAAGAGTAAGATCAACAGGATACTCTTTCTTCTCGGTCCCATCTTTCAATAACCTTGGTGTTGAAACTTCTAGTAGTTCTTGACCATCCATGTGCATAGGATTGTGATCGGCCAAAAAACAAGCATCTTCACCAGTGCTACCACCCTTTAGCATGATCTCGAGTGCCTTTCTCTTAGAATTAAAACCAGAACTGACAAGCGGAGCAATTAAATCAGC
This window contains:
- the LOC126686718 gene encoding uncharacterized protein LOC126686718; this encodes MNSTSSSSSSSSGAPTTSFDASPSCLSAIFCRLFCSRALPTHPSDIHQQHSTKSFDVPHQAAASSPPGIVARLMGLETNFTEVSANSISRSKSLNFVEFSDQKHHTRAKSSTFAPLGMPTFLELENEEFFILSFEKRGDWKETRDTRRKSKEFRAKRNKENKNENVQLKKKEDKEDIMNNDKEQLTVVDQEIGKIEDSAKASLPLRELCRMTTAKQDWINCKEMKKKRRHGRRLKSEEEEEEECSSEESSPVSVLDFDPFVVPTKSEEDGSSRRKLSSALEDSNSKRREAAYHNDNQVVEFIWRHKMIREFQDFEEITAEIELQIFNELLEELLV
- the LOC126686717 gene encoding zinc finger CCCH domain-containing protein 66 produces the protein MCSGPKRNLTHPAFLMDNDLQKQDAFTYHFSLLLELSASDDLIGFQRAIEEEGHHVDEPGLWYAQSIGSKKMGIEERTPLMIAALFGSKDVLNYILDMGCADVNRRLGSDGATALHCAAAGGSASSLEVVKRLLDASADLYSADANGNRAADLIAPLVSSGFNSKRKALEIMLKGGSTGEDACFLADHNPMHMDGQELLEVSTPRLLKDGTEKKEYPVDLTLPDIKNGIYGTDEFRMYTFKVKPCSRAYSHDWTECPFVHPGENARRRDPRKYHYSCVPCPEFRKGSCRQGDACEYAHGIFECWLHPAQYRTRLCKDETSCARRVCFFAHKPEELRPLYASTGSAVPSPRSYSANDMGSISPLALGSPPVLMPSSSTPPMTPTGSSSPMGGWPSQSSIVPPTLQLPGSRLKSALSARDMDLDMELLGLDSHRRRQRMMDELSGLSSPSSWNNSGSAFAASGDRNGELHRLGGVKPTNLEDIFGSLDPSILPQLQGFSMDSAASQLQSPSGIQIRQNINQQLRSSYPTNFSSFGMDPCGAAAAAVMSSRSAAFSKRSQSFVERGAGNRHTGFSPPTSSATMMPSNLSDWGSPDGKLDWGIQGEELNKLRKSASFGIRNNGSSLSAAASMAATRVDEPDVSWVQSLVKDAPPMGFEQQQQCHLNTGEMLPAWVEQLYIEQEQMVA